In a single window of the Nodularia spumigena CCY9414 genome:
- a CDS encoding ComEC/Rec2 family competence protein, translating into MIQTSGVFICLGFILGLLLTGVPGGGFWVLGFGVVGAVLFGRRRLGRFAQKSENAGGKTEGVSNIWQNAPHPRIWLVAGLVGLLATFYFQWRSPQPNENDISTFIASENNGNQQQLVIVRGEVASNPRLTRSQRGQFVLAATQLDEVKNETGPVDVSKGVTGKLYVTVPILQATGLYPGQQIAVTGVLYKPRTASNPGAFDFQKFLQQQGIFAGLTGRQINVLDQYDERKWGWWQVRQRIVRSQVRWLGVPAGPLVSAMVLGSRAVDLPYDIRDLFVKAGLAHTLAASGFHVSLVLGLILQLTRRASKGTQFTFGCLALIIFLSLTGFQPSVLRAVIMGFAALVGLLLNRKVKQFGSLLLAATILLLINPLWIWDLGFELSFLATLGLIVTVPALVKRLDWLPLAIASLIAVPLAATIWTLPVQLYVFGVMPAYGVLLNIISTPLIATISIGGIISAIAALVWPAGGSALAGVLYFPTDWLIKLVEVFSNLPGNYLRVGSISTWQLLGIYALIILVWLVRWWQKRWWFAGLMVISLVLIPSWYYTNTLFRITVLAAGTEPVVVIQDRGKVTLINSGDQGTGRFTILPFLQQQGVNQIDWAIASNFKYQDSNAWLEVLQTLPIKNFYEYSPNLKSTTAIQAIQQEVQKQQGSYQPLAPGQTVNTGSVVAQLINEQLPVLQFQIQGQNWLLVGNVKPQEVEQLYKAGSLLRPQVLWCSPQSLRDLVQMFQPQVAIAYNANLDAKTLSELSKNQTQLFFTRDDGAIQWTPNGQFEAFVQATENKSAVF; encoded by the coding sequence ATGATTCAGACAAGTGGTGTGTTTATCTGTCTTGGGTTTATTCTGGGATTGCTGTTGACGGGTGTTCCTGGGGGTGGGTTTTGGGTTCTGGGTTTTGGGGTTGTGGGAGCAGTTTTGTTTGGAAGACGCAGATTAGGGCGATTTGCTCAAAAATCTGAAAATGCTGGTGGTAAAACTGAGGGTGTTTCTAATATTTGGCAAAATGCTCCCCATCCTAGAATATGGCTGGTTGCTGGGTTGGTGGGGTTGTTAGCAACTTTCTATTTTCAATGGCGATCGCCACAACCAAATGAAAATGATATAAGTACGTTTATTGCTTCAGAAAATAACGGTAATCAACAACAATTGGTGATTGTGCGTGGGGAGGTGGCGAGTAATCCCCGTTTGACTCGCAGCCAACGAGGCCAATTTGTGTTAGCAGCTACTCAACTGGATGAGGTTAAAAATGAAACTGGCCCGGTAGATGTTTCTAAGGGTGTGACAGGTAAATTATATGTGACAGTACCAATACTTCAGGCTACTGGGTTATATCCTGGTCAACAAATTGCGGTGACTGGAGTTTTATACAAGCCGAGAACTGCATCAAATCCTGGTGCTTTCGATTTTCAGAAGTTTCTCCAGCAACAGGGAATATTTGCTGGTTTGACTGGCAGACAGATTAATGTTCTTGATCAGTATGATGAACGTAAATGGGGATGGTGGCAAGTTAGGCAACGCATTGTGCGATCGCAAGTTCGTTGGTTAGGTGTTCCAGCCGGTCCCCTGGTTAGTGCAATGGTTTTGGGTAGTAGGGCGGTTGATTTACCTTACGATATCCGTGATTTGTTTGTGAAAGCTGGTTTGGCTCATACTTTGGCTGCTTCAGGATTTCACGTTTCTTTGGTCTTGGGTTTAATTCTACAGCTGACAAGGCGGGCATCTAAGGGAACACAATTTACTTTTGGCTGTTTGGCGTTAATTATTTTCCTGAGTTTAACCGGGTTCCAGCCTTCGGTACTGCGTGCCGTAATTATGGGTTTTGCGGCGTTAGTTGGTTTGCTATTAAACAGAAAGGTTAAACAATTTGGTTCTCTGTTATTAGCTGCAACTATATTATTGTTAATTAATCCGTTATGGATTTGGGATTTAGGCTTTGAATTGAGTTTTTTAGCCACACTAGGGTTAATTGTCACAGTTCCGGCACTTGTGAAACGCTTAGATTGGCTACCACTGGCGATCGCCTCTTTAATTGCTGTTCCTTTGGCTGCTACAATTTGGACTTTACCTGTGCAACTTTATGTATTTGGGGTTATGCCTGCTTATGGTGTGCTACTGAATATCATCAGTACTCCTTTGATTGCAACCATTAGTATAGGTGGAATTATTAGTGCGATCGCCGCATTAGTTTGGCCTGCGGGTGGCAGCGCTTTGGCTGGTGTATTATATTTTCCTACTGATTGGCTGATTAAATTAGTCGAAGTATTTAGTAATTTGCCGGGTAATTATCTCAGAGTGGGAAGTATATCTACATGGCAGTTATTAGGGATATATGCACTGATTATTTTGGTTTGGCTGGTACGTTGGTGGCAGAAACGCTGGTGGTTTGCAGGTTTAATGGTTATTAGTTTGGTGCTAATTCCATCTTGGTATTATACAAATACATTATTTAGAATCACGGTTTTAGCAGCAGGTACGGAACCAGTTGTAGTCATTCAAGACCGAGGAAAGGTGACATTGATTAATAGTGGTGATCAGGGGACTGGACGTTTCACAATTTTACCATTTCTACAACAGCAGGGGGTTAATCAAATAGATTGGGCGATCGCTAGTAATTTTAAATATCAAGATAGCAATGCTTGGTTGGAAGTGCTGCAAACTCTACCGATTAAAAATTTTTATGAATATTCACCAAATCTAAAAAGTACCACTGCTATTCAGGCAATTCAACAAGAAGTCCAAAAGCAACAAGGAAGTTATCAGCCTTTAGCACCTGGTCAAACTGTAAATACTGGTTCGGTAGTGGCTCAGTTAATTAATGAACAGTTACCTGTTTTACAATTTCAAATTCAAGGGCAAAATTGGCTATTGGTAGGTAATGTTAAGCCTCAAGAAGTGGAACAGCTATATAAGGCGGGAAGCTTGCTGCGTCCGCAAGTGTTGTGGTGTAGCCCTCAGTCTTTGAGAGATTTAGTACAAATGTTTCAACCACAGGTGGCGATCGCTTATAATGCTAACCTTGATGCCAAAACTTTATCTGAATTGAGTAAAAACCAGACACAATTATTTTTTACTAGAGATGACGGCGCTATCCAATGGACACCCAACGGTCAATTTGAGGCGTTTGTTCAAGCAACAGAAAATAAATCTGCGGTTTTTTGA
- the glyQ gene encoding glycine--tRNA ligase subunit alpha produces MNFQSVISLLHQFWGERGCLIAQPYDIEKGAGTKNPHTFLRALGPEPWSVAYVEPCRRPTDGRYGENPNRFQHYYQYQVLIKPSPDNIQDIYLDSLRVLGIRPEDHDVRFVEDNWEDATVGAWGTGWEVWLDGMEITQFTYFQQCGGIDCRPVSIEITYGLERLVMYLQQVEAITKIDWTDTITYGDVFLQSEIEQCTYNFEGSNPELLLTLFNLYEQEASQLTERGLVVPSLDYVMKCSHTFNLLDARGVISVTERTRYIARIRHLARKVAHLYVEQREKLGFPLLKGIAV; encoded by the coding sequence GTGAATTTTCAGTCTGTCATTAGTTTGTTGCATCAGTTTTGGGGTGAACGTGGTTGCTTAATTGCCCAGCCTTACGATATTGAGAAGGGGGCGGGTACTAAAAACCCTCATACATTTTTAAGGGCGTTGGGGCCCGAACCTTGGTCTGTTGCTTATGTTGAACCATGTCGTCGTCCTACTGATGGCCGTTACGGCGAAAATCCGAATCGTTTTCAACACTATTATCAGTACCAAGTTCTGATTAAGCCGTCACCGGATAATATTCAAGATATTTATCTAGATTCTTTAAGGGTTTTGGGCATTCGTCCAGAAGATCACGATGTTCGGTTTGTGGAAGATAACTGGGAAGATGCGACGGTGGGCGCTTGGGGTACTGGTTGGGAAGTCTGGTTAGATGGGATGGAAATTACTCAATTTACCTATTTCCAACAGTGTGGGGGAATTGATTGTCGTCCTGTATCTATTGAAATTACTTACGGGTTGGAGCGACTGGTGATGTATCTCCAGCAGGTGGAAGCTATTACTAAGATTGATTGGACGGACACTATTACTTATGGTGATGTTTTTCTGCAAAGTGAGATTGAGCAGTGTACTTACAATTTTGAAGGGTCAAATCCTGAGTTGCTGCTAACACTGTTTAATTTATATGAGCAGGAAGCTAGTCAATTGACTGAGCGTGGTTTGGTTGTACCGAGTCTGGATTATGTGATGAAGTGTTCGCACACGTTTAATTTGCTGGATGCTAGGGGTGTGATTTCGGTGACTGAGAGAACTCGTTACATTGCGAGGATTCGTCATTTGGCTCGGAAGGTGGCTCATCTATATGTTGAGCAACGGGAAAAGTTGGGTTTTCCTTTGCTGAAGGGGATAGCAGTTTAA